One region of Flavobacterium pisciphilum genomic DNA includes:
- a CDS encoding class I SAM-dependent methyltransferase, producing MDVLNKKHFLTVKDHSVSKEIFELYYDETLDMLITSPQPNENDLGKYYESEDYISHTDNKRSLFEKAYHIVKNIALKNKLNLINSQNPQKGKILDIGAGTGDFLLTAKENGWETVGVEPSDRAKSIATKKGISFVDKIADLENNSFDVITMWHVLEHVPNLELQIQELKRLLKPTGTLIVAVPNFKSFDANHYKTFWAAYDVPIHFWHFSKKAIQSLFEKVDMRLEKILPMKFDSFYVSLLSEKYKTGKMNYLSAFFIGLKSNWKAKRTLEYSSHIYVLKNK from the coding sequence ATGGACGTTTTAAACAAAAAACATTTTCTTACTGTAAAAGATCATTCGGTTTCAAAAGAAATTTTTGAATTGTATTATGATGAAACGCTAGACATGTTAATTACATCTCCGCAACCCAACGAAAATGATTTGGGGAAATATTACGAAAGCGAAGATTATATTTCGCACACAGACAACAAACGTTCGTTATTTGAAAAAGCATATCACATAGTCAAAAATATTGCACTGAAGAATAAATTAAATTTGATTAATTCTCAGAATCCTCAAAAAGGAAAAATTTTAGATATTGGAGCAGGTACAGGTGATTTTTTATTAACCGCAAAAGAAAATGGTTGGGAGACTGTTGGAGTAGAACCGAGCGACAGAGCAAAGTCAATTGCTACAAAAAAAGGAATTTCTTTTGTTGATAAAATAGCCGATCTAGAAAATAATTCTTTTGACGTAATTACGATGTGGCACGTTTTGGAACATGTTCCAAATTTAGAATTACAAATTCAAGAATTGAAGCGATTATTAAAACCAACTGGAACGTTAATTGTAGCAGTTCCAAATTTTAAATCTTTCGATGCAAATCATTATAAAACTTTTTGGGCTGCTTATGATGTGCCAATTCATTTTTGGCATTTCTCTAAAAAAGCAATTCAGTCCCTTTTTGAAAAAGTAGATATGCGTCTGGAAAAAATTCTTCCAATGAAATTTGATTCATTTTATGTGAGCCTACTTTCTGAAAAATACAAAACAGGAAAAATGAATTACCTATCTGCATTTTTTATTGGATTAAAATCAAATTGGAAAGCAAAACGAACTTTGGAATATTCATCGCACATTTATGTCTTAAAAAACAAGTAA
- a CDS encoding lysophospholipid acyltransferase family protein — protein MKGVKIVFWAIWRVWFYVLMAIPILVMFPFLVLSILTESGYPYFFRMARIWAKFILFGMGFYYKIEQEQELDPKKSYMIVANHTSMTDIMLTLAIIKNPFVFVGKKELSKIPLFGFFYKRTCILVDRKSSKSKMDVFNRAQKRLNQGLSICIFPEGGVPDDESIILDEFKDGAFRLAVEHHIPIVPITYADNKKRFSYTFFSGSPGKMRVKIHSFIETATLHPEDRKDLRDQVRQLIYKQLLIFSKAKTFQEDVVLQNEQSSIKS, from the coding sequence ATGAAAGGAGTAAAAATTGTTTTTTGGGCTATTTGGCGTGTTTGGTTTTATGTTTTAATGGCCATCCCAATATTGGTAATGTTTCCGTTTTTAGTGTTATCAATTCTTACTGAAAGCGGGTATCCGTATTTTTTTAGAATGGCCAGAATTTGGGCCAAATTCATTCTTTTTGGAATGGGATTTTACTACAAAATAGAGCAGGAGCAAGAACTTGATCCTAAAAAAAGTTATATGATAGTTGCCAATCATACTTCGATGACTGACATCATGTTGACATTGGCTATTATTAAAAACCCATTTGTTTTTGTTGGAAAGAAAGAACTTTCTAAGATTCCTTTGTTTGGTTTTTTCTATAAAAGAACTTGCATTTTGGTGGATAGAAAATCTTCAAAAAGTAAAATGGACGTTTTTAACAGAGCTCAAAAACGTTTGAATCAAGGGTTGAGTATTTGTATTTTTCCTGAAGGAGGAGTTCCTGATGATGAATCAATTATTTTGGATGAATTCAAGGACGGTGCTTTTCGTTTGGCAGTTGAACACCACATTCCAATTGTTCCAATTACTTATGCCGACAATAAAAAACGATTTTCATATACTTTCTTCAGCGGTAGTCCTGGAAAAATGAGGGTAAAAATACATTCGTTTATAGAAACAGCGACGCTACATCCCGAAGATAGAAAAGACCTTCGAGATCAGGTAAGACAGTTGATTTATAAGCAATTGTTAATCTTCAGCAAAGCCAAAACCTTTCAGGAAGATGTTGTTTTACAGAATGAACAATCTAGCATTAAGTCTTAA
- the trpS gene encoding tryptophan--tRNA ligase, with protein sequence MAKILTGVQSTGTPHLGNLLGAIIPAIELSNKPENKSFLFIADLHSITQIKDGKTLSENTYSVASAWLAFGLDIDRVTFYRQSDVTQTTELSWYLSCFFPFQRLTLAHSFKDKADRLDDVNAGLFSYPMLMAADILLYDAEFVPVGKDQLQHLEITRDVASRFNHQMGETFVIPEAKIQEDSMLIPGTNGGKMSKSANNFINIFLDDKTLRKQVMSIETDSTPLEEPKNPDTCNAFAIYSLMADENQIAEMRANYLGGNYGYGHAKQALFELITEKFKTEREKYNYYINNLDEVDALLKKGAEKAAVIADEVLGRVRVKLGFGK encoded by the coding sequence ATGGCAAAAATACTTACAGGCGTACAAAGTACCGGAACGCCGCACTTAGGCAACTTATTGGGAGCAATTATTCCTGCAATCGAATTATCTAACAAACCCGAAAACAAATCATTTTTGTTTATCGCCGATTTACATTCGATTACACAAATAAAAGATGGTAAAACTCTAAGCGAGAATACCTATAGCGTTGCTTCTGCTTGGCTTGCTTTTGGTTTGGATATTGACCGTGTTACTTTTTACAGACAGTCAGATGTTACACAAACAACTGAGTTAAGTTGGTATTTAAGTTGCTTTTTTCCATTTCAAAGATTAACATTAGCCCATTCATTCAAAGATAAAGCTGATCGTCTTGATGACGTAAACGCAGGTTTATTCTCTTATCCAATGTTAATGGCTGCCGATATTTTGCTTTATGATGCTGAGTTTGTTCCAGTAGGAAAAGACCAATTGCAGCATTTAGAAATTACTCGTGATGTAGCTTCTCGTTTTAACCATCAAATGGGAGAAACATTTGTAATTCCTGAAGCTAAAATTCAAGAAGACAGTATGTTGATTCCTGGAACAAATGGAGGAAAAATGAGTAAATCAGCAAATAATTTTATCAATATATTTCTAGATGATAAAACATTACGCAAGCAAGTAATGAGTATCGAGACGGATAGTACACCACTTGAAGAACCAAAAAACCCTGATACTTGTAATGCGTTTGCTATTTATTCTTTAATGGCAGATGAGAATCAAATTGCTGAAATGAGAGCCAATTACTTAGGTGGAAATTATGGTTATGGTCATGCCAAACAAGCTTTGTTTGAATTGATTACTGAAAAATTTAAAACTGAAAGAGAAAAATACAACTACTACATCAATAACCTTGACGAAGTAGATGCTTTACTTAAAAAAGGAGCCGAAAAAGCAGCTGTTATTGCTGATGAAGTTCTTGGAAGAGTACGAGTGAAACTTGGATTTGGAAAATAA
- a CDS encoding helix-turn-helix domain-containing protein, which yields MQNISEAASYTLQFINQTQRSVFLTGKAGTGKTTLLREIIETTHKNTVVVAPTGIAALNAGGVTIHSMFQLPFAGFIPDNSSPQFSETTKFETKATLRRHFKMNNVKRAVIRNMELLIIDEVSMLRADLLDAMDFMMQTVRKNSYPFGGVQVLFIGDLLQLPPVIRDEEWRTLRTYYRGKFFFHSHVIQQNPPLYIELSKIFRQTDDSFISVLNNLRNNQITQQDIESLNQYVQPDFDLKNNPGYITLTTHNAKADAINNQAINDLKGKMNNYFPDIVGDFPEKIYPLDPNLQLKVGAQIMFVKNDLSFDKNYFNGKMGVIKSLSSQEIMVHFPEEDKTIEVEKYEWQNIRYKVDEMTQEIEEEVLGTFVQYPIKLAWAITVHKSQGLTFDKAALDVSQVFLPGQAYVALSRLRSLNGLILLSPLRMNGISNDQDVMDYALNKASEELLKNSLHFETKNFIHKYLANSFDWADLAQEWRNHQYSYNDKSENSQKGKHAEWAKKQALIVESLVDPAKKFIVQLNRIFNNETVDLMHVSERIEAAYGYFMKPMDELVYELLYKMEEIQRAKKMKAFYDELNSLEEFQTKAVLRLMKARLLIETVVAGDTISKEKLTSPEIKSYRSKKTTIIQDNFKSKNGDLIEDDEPIRRYSGKETKEKPVKKSTVQETYELWLEKISIKEIASIRKLTTQTIESHLVKLIQDKKITITDVLPADKIAALTEAFQFYQEESLSGLKEQHGEKFTWDELRMFKASLN from the coding sequence ATGCAAAACATTTCTGAAGCCGCATCTTACACGTTACAGTTTATTAATCAGACACAACGTTCCGTTTTTCTTACTGGAAAAGCAGGAACAGGAAAGACTACTTTGTTGCGCGAAATTATTGAAACTACTCATAAAAATACTGTCGTAGTTGCGCCTACTGGTATTGCTGCGCTTAATGCTGGAGGTGTTACGATTCACTCTATGTTTCAGTTGCCTTTTGCTGGATTTATTCCAGATAATTCATCACCGCAATTTTCTGAAACTACTAAGTTTGAAACAAAGGCAACTTTACGCAGGCACTTTAAAATGAATAATGTAAAGCGTGCTGTCATCAGAAATATGGAGCTTTTGATTATAGATGAAGTCAGTATGCTTCGTGCTGATTTGCTTGATGCAATGGACTTTATGATGCAGACGGTTCGTAAAAACAGTTATCCTTTTGGTGGAGTTCAGGTTTTATTTATTGGTGATTTATTGCAATTGCCTCCTGTTATTCGTGATGAAGAGTGGAGGACCTTAAGAACTTATTACCGTGGAAAATTCTTTTTTCACTCGCATGTAATTCAACAAAATCCCCCTTTGTACATAGAATTATCTAAAATTTTCAGACAAACGGATGATTCTTTCATTTCGGTTTTAAACAATCTGAGAAATAATCAAATTACACAGCAAGATATTGAGAGTTTAAATCAGTATGTTCAACCTGATTTTGATTTAAAAAACAATCCAGGATATATTACGCTTACAACGCATAATGCTAAAGCTGATGCTATTAATAATCAGGCAATCAATGATTTAAAAGGTAAAATGAATAATTATTTTCCGGATATTGTTGGTGATTTCCCAGAAAAGATATACCCACTTGATCCAAATCTTCAACTCAAGGTCGGGGCACAGATCATGTTTGTTAAGAATGATTTGTCATTTGATAAAAATTATTTCAACGGAAAAATGGGGGTGATTAAATCGCTTTCGAGCCAAGAGATTATGGTTCATTTTCCAGAGGAAGACAAAACTATCGAAGTTGAAAAATACGAATGGCAGAATATTCGTTACAAAGTCGATGAAATGACTCAAGAAATAGAAGAGGAGGTTTTGGGGACTTTTGTACAATATCCGATTAAGCTTGCTTGGGCAATTACCGTTCATAAAAGCCAGGGTTTGACTTTTGACAAAGCTGCGCTCGACGTATCGCAAGTTTTTCTTCCTGGGCAGGCGTATGTAGCATTATCACGTTTACGTTCCTTAAATGGGCTTATTTTACTTTCTCCGTTGCGCATGAATGGTATTTCTAATGATCAAGATGTGATGGATTACGCTTTGAATAAAGCATCAGAGGAATTATTAAAGAATTCGTTGCATTTTGAAACAAAGAATTTTATTCATAAGTATTTGGCTAACAGTTTTGATTGGGCTGATTTGGCTCAAGAATGGCGCAATCATCAATACAGTTACAATGATAAATCTGAAAACTCTCAAAAAGGCAAGCATGCAGAGTGGGCTAAGAAGCAAGCTTTGATTGTAGAATCGCTTGTTGATCCTGCTAAAAAGTTTATTGTTCAGTTAAATAGAATTTTCAATAATGAAACGGTTGATTTAATGCATGTATCTGAGCGGATAGAAGCTGCTTATGGTTATTTTATGAAGCCTATGGATGAATTGGTTTATGAGCTTTTGTATAAAATGGAAGAAATTCAGCGTGCCAAAAAAATGAAAGCGTTTTACGATGAATTAAATTCGCTTGAGGAATTTCAAACCAAAGCCGTTTTGCGCCTAATGAAAGCCCGTTTACTGATCGAAACAGTTGTCGCTGGTGATACTATATCAAAAGAGAAATTAACGTCGCCAGAGATCAAAAGTTACAGATCGAAGAAAACAACGATTATTCAAGATAATTTTAAAAGTAAAAATGGTGACTTAATCGAAGATGATGAACCTATTAGACGTTACAGTGGTAAGGAAACAAAAGAAAAACCCGTTAAAAAATCCACAGTACAAGAAACGTATGAATTATGGCTTGAAAAAATTTCGATTAAGGAAATTGCTAGTATTCGAAAACTCACTACCCAAACTATTGAGTCTCATTTGGTAAAACTTATTCAAGACAAAAAGATTACCATTACAGATGTTTTACCAGCTGATAAAATTGCAGCATTAACAGAAGCTTTCCAGTTTTATCAAGAGGAATCGCTTAGTGGATTGAAAGAACAACATGGAGAAAAATTTACTTGGGATGAACTGAGAATGTTCAAAGCAAGTTTGAATTAA
- a CDS encoding SPOR domain-containing protein, with amino-acid sequence MKIETYIAQLLYRYQCVTIPGFGAFLTEIQSAQLNESSNSFFPPKKLISFNPHIKNNDGLLANHIALTEKTSYKFAVSAVHFEVLSWKKELEDNGFLAIKNVGEIRMNADRNLVFTPNDQKNYLATSFGLSPFVSPMVKRQSFENQLEALELETAQEKEAIELHTEYKGANSYLKYAAIFVLALGVTGSIGYPMYQNQIANQTVLVETAVQKQVQNKIQEATFFIKNPMPAVTVTLSVKEEKLPMPYHIMAGAFRSEKNAQKAYNRLKKAGFDAKIIPANRHGLFPVLYGSYATMREAEKAQREIQNTINPEAWILIETL; translated from the coding sequence ATGAAAATCGAAACTTACATCGCGCAGTTATTGTATCGTTATCAGTGTGTAACGATTCCTGGGTTTGGAGCTTTTTTAACCGAAATTCAATCGGCCCAACTTAATGAAAGTTCAAATTCATTTTTTCCACCAAAAAAATTAATTTCTTTCAACCCACATATCAAAAACAACGATGGTTTGTTAGCAAATCATATTGCTCTAACCGAAAAAACATCGTACAAATTTGCTGTTAGTGCAGTTCATTTTGAAGTTTTATCTTGGAAAAAAGAATTAGAAGACAACGGTTTTCTAGCTATAAAAAATGTTGGTGAAATTCGAATGAATGCTGATAGAAATCTTGTGTTTACTCCAAATGATCAAAAAAATTATTTGGCTACTTCATTTGGTTTAAGCCCATTTGTTTCTCCAATGGTTAAAAGACAATCTTTTGAAAATCAATTAGAAGCTTTAGAACTAGAAACAGCTCAAGAAAAAGAAGCAATTGAATTACATACAGAATACAAAGGAGCTAATTCTTATTTAAAATATGCTGCTATTTTTGTGCTTGCATTAGGAGTTACAGGAAGTATTGGTTACCCTATGTACCAAAATCAAATTGCTAACCAAACTGTACTAGTAGAAACTGCTGTACAAAAACAGGTTCAGAATAAAATTCAAGAAGCTACATTTTTCATAAAAAATCCAATGCCGGCAGTAACAGTAACTCTTTCTGTAAAAGAAGAAAAGTTACCAATGCCTTATCATATCATGGCAGGCGCTTTTAGAAGTGAAAAAAATGCTCAAAAAGCATACAACAGATTAAAAAAAGCAGGATTTGATGCCAAAATTATTCCTGCAAATAGACATGGACTTTTCCCTGTTTTGTATGGTAGTTATGCCACAATGCGTGAAGCAGAAAAAGCACAAAGAGAGATTCAAAATACTATAAATCCAGAAGCTTGGATTTTAATAGAAACACTATAA
- the dprA gene encoding DNA-processing protein DprA: protein MSEQDLFYLLALQSVEGVGDIMAKRLLLHCGTAEDIFKTKQSQLALIEGIGSVLLKNIQEKSIFDKAQKELNFIKSNDINVTFFDEKNYPERLKHCIDAPVLLFSSGNIDLSNKKVISIVGTRQITSYGVEFCKKLIEDLAPLDPVIVSGFAYGVDIVAHQFAIDNNLQTVGVVAHGLNQIYPKTHKKYVARVEQNGGLMTEFWSSSNPDKENFVRRNRIVAGLSEATIVIESADKGGSLITANMANDYNRDVFAVPGRTTDKYSQGCNNLIKTQKANVLSSAADLIYMLNWDLDNQVKTVQKQLFVDLEPDEQKVYDYLQKSGKDLMDIIALRCDFPIYKISGLLLNMELKGVIRPLPGKLFEAI, encoded by the coding sequence ATGTCTGAGCAAGATTTATTTTATTTATTGGCTTTACAAAGTGTTGAAGGAGTGGGAGATATAATGGCAAAAAGATTATTATTACATTGTGGAACTGCCGAAGATATTTTTAAAACTAAGCAATCACAACTTGCTTTAATTGAAGGTATTGGGTCAGTTTTATTAAAGAATATTCAAGAAAAATCAATTTTTGATAAAGCACAAAAAGAACTGAACTTTATCAAGTCAAATGACATTAATGTAACGTTTTTTGATGAAAAAAACTATCCTGAGCGATTAAAACATTGCATCGATGCACCAGTTTTGTTATTTAGCTCTGGAAACATTGATTTGAGTAATAAAAAGGTCATAAGTATCGTAGGAACGCGACAAATTACGTCTTATGGAGTAGAATTTTGCAAAAAACTAATTGAAGATTTAGCTCCTTTGGATCCTGTTATAGTAAGTGGTTTTGCTTATGGTGTGGATATTGTTGCACATCAATTTGCAATTGATAACAATTTGCAGACAGTTGGTGTTGTTGCACACGGTTTAAATCAAATATATCCTAAAACTCATAAAAAGTATGTTGCTAGAGTAGAACAAAATGGAGGTTTAATGACTGAGTTTTGGAGTTCTTCAAACCCTGATAAAGAAAATTTTGTGCGCCGAAATCGTATCGTCGCTGGTTTGAGTGAAGCTACTATTGTAATTGAATCTGCTGATAAAGGAGGTTCGCTTATTACTGCCAACATGGCAAATGACTACAATCGTGATGTTTTTGCAGTTCCTGGCCGTACAACTGATAAGTACAGTCAAGGTTGTAATAATTTAATTAAAACCCAAAAAGCGAATGTATTATCTAGTGCTGCCGATTTGATTTATATGCTCAATTGGGATCTTGATAATCAGGTTAAAACGGTTCAGAAACAGTTGTTTGTTGATCTAGAACCAGACGAGCAAAAAGTATATGATTATTTGCAAAAATCTGGAAAAGACCTGATGGATATTATTGCTTTGAGATGTGATTTTCCGATTTATAAAATTTCTGGATTGCTATTGAATATGGAGCTTAAAGGAGTAATTCGTCCTTTGCCAGGAAAACTATTTGAGGCTATTTAA
- a CDS encoding GNAT family N-acetyltransferase, whose amino-acid sequence MKIIQKEVLSFEDKKSLMQLWNTEYPVNLNYGEIHDFDLYLNGLSDLKHYLLIDDETKIKGWAFAFLRDNEDWFAILIDNQIQGSGNGSLLITELKNNHHHLNGWVIDHDKEIKLNKEPYKSPVLFYLKNGFTVCTEARIENEKISAVKINWKR is encoded by the coding sequence ATGAAGATTATTCAGAAAGAAGTTTTATCATTTGAAGATAAGAAATCCTTAATGCAACTTTGGAATACTGAATATCCTGTGAATTTAAATTATGGAGAAATTCATGATTTTGATTTGTATTTAAATGGATTGTCTGATTTAAAGCATTATTTGCTTATTGATGACGAAACTAAAATCAAAGGCTGGGCGTTTGCTTTTTTGAGAGATAATGAAGATTGGTTTGCAATACTAATAGATAATCAAATTCAAGGAAGTGGTAACGGTTCATTATTGATTACAGAATTAAAAAATAATCATCATCATTTGAATGGTTGGGTTATTGATCACGACAAAGAAATAAAACTGAATAAAGAGCCTTATAAATCGCCAGTATTGTTTTACTTGAAAAACGGGTTTACTGTTTGTACAGAAGCCAGAATTGAAAACGAAAAAATATCGGCTGTTAAAATAAACTGGAAGCGTTAA
- a CDS encoding OmpH family outer membrane protein, translating to MKKALVIIALSISVVACNKTAEVKEVKTAYVDTSVLMKEYTEAKDLEAKYKAQAEEKGRQLQAEITRFKQDAANFQSQAQANGQAWAQQRGAELQKREQQLGYAQQALAQQLQQESGAEMDTLVTGVKKFIKNYGKEKGYSYIYGTGDAASILYAEDKYDITKEIVKALNDNYKAGTKLDTKTDAKAKDSAAVKK from the coding sequence ATGAAAAAAGCATTAGTAATTATCGCACTTTCGATTTCAGTTGTTGCTTGTAATAAAACAGCAGAAGTTAAGGAAGTAAAAACAGCTTACGTTGACACTTCAGTTTTAATGAAAGAGTACACAGAAGCAAAAGATCTTGAAGCTAAATACAAAGCACAAGCAGAGGAAAAAGGAAGACAGCTTCAAGCAGAGATTACTCGTTTCAAACAAGATGCTGCTAATTTTCAAAGTCAAGCACAAGCTAATGGTCAAGCATGGGCTCAACAAAGAGGTGCTGAGTTACAAAAAAGAGAACAACAATTAGGGTATGCTCAACAAGCTCTTGCTCAACAATTGCAACAAGAAAGTGGTGCAGAAATGGACACTTTAGTTACAGGAGTTAAAAAATTCATCAAGAATTACGGTAAAGAAAAAGGGTATTCATACATTTATGGTACTGGAGATGCTGCATCGATTTTGTATGCAGAAGATAAATATGATATTACAAAAGAGATTGTTAAAGCTTTGAATGACAATTACAAAGCAGGAACAAAATTGGATACTAAAACTGATGCTAAAGCAAAAGACTCAGCTGCAGTAAAAAAATAA